The sequence below is a genomic window from Candidatus Zixiibacteriota bacterium.
CCCCGCGTGGCAATCCTCAAAGCCGCTTTCTCCTAAAAAGGTTATCCTGGATATGAAAAACCATCTCAATGAGAAGGGTAGTCTGCTCCTTCAGAAAAAAGAGATGAATCCTGAAAAGAATTTGATAGGCGAGGTGATTCTGGAAGACGAGCTTTGGGCTTGCACCACCTGCGGCGCGTGCATGAGGGTCTGCCCGGTTTTAATCGAGCACATCTCCAAGATCGTGGAGATGAGAAGGAATTTGGTCTTGATGCAAAGCAAGTTTCCATCTGAGGTTTCTCTGTTTTTCAAGAATCTTGAAAATAACTATAATCCCTGGGCAATAGGGTTTGCCACCAGGGCTGACTGGGCTAAGGATTTAAACGTAAAGCTATTTTCGGAAAATAAGGACATCGAATACCTATACTTCGTTGGATGTGCTGGCTCGTTTGATGAGCGGGCAAAGAAAATCTCCAGGGCACTGGTCAATATCTTAAACCAGGCAGGGATAAACTTCGGCATCTTAGGCACAGAGGAATTCTGCTGCGGGGATCATGCGCGCAGGATAGGGAATGAATACTTAGCCCAGATTCTGATTCAGCAGAATATCGAGGTTTTCAGGAGATATAACATAAAAAAGGTAATAGTCTCCTGTCCGCATGGGTATAACATCTTCAAGAATGAATATCCCTTGTCAGGATACAAATTGGAAGTCATCCACCATTCTGACTTCATCTGCGACCTGATTAAAAAAGGTAAGATAAGCCTTGACAAGACGCTAGATACAACGGTTACCTATCATGATTCCTGTTACTTAGGACGTTACAATGAAATGTATGAAACGCCGAGGAGGATTCTGAAAGCTCTTTGCTCAGATTTAAAAGAGATGGAGCGCTCCAGATATCAAGGGTTCTGCTGTGGTGCTGGTGGTGGAAGGATGTGGATGGAGGAGAAACTTGGGGTGCGTATTAATCAGATGAGGGTGGAGCAGGCTCAAAAAACCGGTGCAGGCATAATCGCTACTGCCTGCCCTTATTGCCTGACAATGCTTTCAGATGGGATAAAGGAAAAAGAGATAAAAGACCTGCAGGCTTATGACTTGGCTGAGTTGGTAGAACAATCTTTGCGAATATGAGATGATCCTCAAAGACGAAAAATTCTATGACCTTCTTTCACCTGATTTTGACCTGATGGTCTCCTGGGAGAAAAGATTAAAAAATGAAGCTCCTTTTTTCTTGAAGCTGTTCGAGGAAAACAAGGTCAGAAAAATCCTCGATTTGGCCTGTGGGACCGGGCATCACTCGATTTTTTTTGCGAAATCCGGATATGAGGTTACAGGCGCGGATTTGAGCGAAAAGATGCTGCAGATTGCCGGGAAAAATTCAAAAGGGGTCTCTGGCGTCAGATTTGTAAAAGCGGGATTTCTGGATTTTTATCCCAAACTTAAAGATAGATTCGATGCGGTGATATGTCTGGGTAATTCGCTTCCTCATCTTCTAAGCCAGAGGGATTTAAAGAAAACCCTGCTGAATATATATAATCTACTTAATCCAGGCGGGATTTTAGTCCTGCAGAACAGGAACTATGATAGAATTCTGAAAAAAAAGATAAGATTTATGGCTCCAAATATCGTCGAGATGCAAGATGGAAGGGTGGTTTTCTTCAGACTGCTTGATTTTCTAAAAGACAAGGTGGTATTCAATCTGGTAACTTTCAGACAAAAGGAAGGGAAGTGGAGTTTTCAAACAAAATCGACCCTTTTGCGTCCAATATTGAGAAAAGAGATAGAAAACCTTCTAAGCGGGCAGGGTTTCAAGCGACAAAAATTCTACGGAGATTACGGTTTTTCACCTTTTAAGAGCATGACTTCAGAAGACCTTATAGTTTTTGTCAGAAAATAGTCAAATTGGATTAAAGGAGAATAAAATGACAGAGGAAAAAAAGATCACCAAGGATATGTCATTTGGAGAGGTTTTGAGAAAATATCCACAGACCGTCAAGATTTTCTTTATGTACGGGATGCACTGTTTCGGGTGTGCCATAGCTGAGGATGAGACCATTGAGCAAGGCGCTTTAGCTCATGGTGTGTCCCCGGATGAATTAGTAGAGGATTTAAACAAAGCTTTGACAGGTGAAGTAAAAGAAGAAAATGAGTAACGGCCAGAAGTTAGTTGAGGATATCCTCAAACTCAAAAAAGAGCGTAAGGCTATTATCTTAGCCCACAATTACCAGTCCCCTGAAGTTCAGGATATAGCAGATTTCTCAGGGGATTCTCTGGGTCTAAGCCAGGAAGCGTCAAAGACAGAGGCTGAGATAATCATATTCTGCGGGGTTCACTTTATGGCTGAGACTGCGGCAATTCTCTGCCCGGATAAGACCGTTTTGATGCCGGATTTGAATGCTGGCTGCCCGATGGCAAATATGATAACCTTAAGACAACTCAGGGAACTGAAGAAAAAACATCTGCAGGCTACGGTGGTCACCTATGTGAATTCCAAAGCTGAGATAAAGGCTGAAAGCGATTACTGCTGCACTTCCTCCAATGCGATTAAGGTCGTCCAGTCGATCCCTGCAGACGAAGAGATTATATTTATTCCGGATAAATATTTAGGCAGTTATGTGGCTTCCCAGACCAAAAGGGAGCTTGTGCTCTGGCAGGGTTACTGCCCAACTCATCGCAGGATATTGCCTGAGGATATTTTGAAAAAGAAAGCCTTATATCCAAAAGCTGAGGTCCTGGTTCATCCGGAGTGCATACCTAAAGTCATAGCCATGGCAGATAAGGTGCTTTCCACCACCGGCATCTGCAAGTATGCTAAAGAGTCCAACTCCGAGGAGTTCATAATCGGAACTGAGATTGGGATTTTGCACAAGTTGAAAAAAGAAAATCCGGGAAAAAGGTTCTATCCTGCATCAGAATTAGCTGATTGCCCGAATATGAAGCTGAATAATCTGGAGAAGATTTTGTGGTCCCTGCAGGATTTAGTATATAAAGTAGAAGTTCCAGAAGATATCGCCCGGAAATCCAAAAGGTCAATTGACCGGATGTTAGAGATTGTTTAGATAATTGCACAGGTTGATTTCAAAGAGCTTTTTTGGAGTGCAAACCTTCAGGTTTGCCTATTTTTTTCGCATAATGACTGGGTAAAGCTGAAGCTTTACACTCCAACTTTCTTCCCTAAATTTTGACTTATGCCAGAACTGCCTGAAGTTGAAACGGTTGTCCGCGGGTTAAGGAAAACGGTTTTAGGTAAAAGAATCAAAAGCCTGAGGATTTTCCCTTCCCGGGTTCTACACAGTCACCCCGCATTCTTAAAGAGGAATATGATCCATCAAAGAATTCAAGAGATAAGCCGAAGGGGGAAAAATATAATCATCAAATTGTCCAGTGGTGATCTGCTTTTGATTCATTTGGGTATGACCGGGAACCTGTTTT
It includes:
- the nadA gene encoding quinolinate synthase NadA, translated to MSNGQKLVEDILKLKKERKAIILAHNYQSPEVQDIADFSGDSLGLSQEASKTEAEIIIFCGVHFMAETAAILCPDKTVLMPDLNAGCPMANMITLRQLRELKKKHLQATVVTYVNSKAEIKAESDYCCTSSNAIKVVQSIPADEEIIFIPDKYLGSYVASQTKRELVLWQGYCPTHRRILPEDILKKKALYPKAEVLVHPECIPKVIAMADKVLSTTGICKYAKESNSEEFIIGTEIGILHKLKKENPGKRFYPASELADCPNMKLNNLEKILWSLQDLVYKVEVPEDIARKSKRSIDRMLEIV
- a CDS encoding heterodisulfide reductase-related iron-sulfur binding cluster, giving the protein MEITREIFWNIGNVRILIYLLGLVPIIILAFGLWRRIKLWKIGKKDNRYDRVWERIKSTISYGIVQVRTLEKTYPGLMHLLIFWGFVILFLGTLIIAFQEDVTSPFFNYDFFHGGFYLSYSFILDLFGLLAIIGILFALYRRIFLRPESLDNKSEDFFALYWFLVVLVTGYIVEGLRIAATKPYFERWSFAGWQLASWIDVFKLDIDTLKIFHRVSWWIHALLSFGFIGYLAYSKFLHIFSSPLSIYFRTFDPVGMIKPIPDLENQETFGISKLEEFTWKDLLDTDACTKCGRCQDNCPAWQSSKPLSPKKVILDMKNHLNEKGSLLLQKKEMNPEKNLIGEVILEDELWACTTCGACMRVCPVLIEHISKIVEMRRNLVLMQSKFPSEVSLFFKNLENNYNPWAIGFATRADWAKDLNVKLFSENKDIEYLYFVGCAGSFDERAKKISRALVNILNQAGINFGILGTEEFCCGDHARRIGNEYLAQILIQQNIEVFRRYNIKKVIVSCPHGYNIFKNEYPLSGYKLEVIHHSDFICDLIKKGKISLDKTLDTTVTYHDSCYLGRYNEMYETPRRILKALCSDLKEMERSRYQGFCCGAGGGRMWMEEKLGVRINQMRVEQAQKTGAGIIATACPYCLTMLSDGIKEKEIKDLQAYDLAELVEQSLRI
- a CDS encoding DUF1858 domain-containing protein encodes the protein MTEEKKITKDMSFGEVLRKYPQTVKIFFMYGMHCFGCAIAEDETIEQGALAHGVSPDELVEDLNKALTGEVKEENE
- a CDS encoding class I SAM-dependent methyltransferase yields the protein MILKDEKFYDLLSPDFDLMVSWEKRLKNEAPFFLKLFEENKVRKILDLACGTGHHSIFFAKSGYEVTGADLSEKMLQIAGKNSKGVSGVRFVKAGFLDFYPKLKDRFDAVICLGNSLPHLLSQRDLKKTLLNIYNLLNPGGILVLQNRNYDRILKKKIRFMAPNIVEMQDGRVVFFRLLDFLKDKVVFNLVTFRQKEGKWSFQTKSTLLRPILRKEIENLLSGQGFKRQKFYGDYGFSPFKSMTSEDLIVFVRK